AGCTGGCCCGAGCCTCCGTCGTCGTCCGCTATCGCGATGTGCTGCGCGCCGCGCGCGACGGGGATCCCGTGATCACCGAGACCGCCGGCGCGGCGTTCTTCGGCGCGCTCGCGGGGGCCTGCCTCGACTGGCTGCTCTTCCGTCCCGAGCAGTCGGTCGATACCGTGCTGGATCAGGTGCTCGGAGCCGGATCAGGTGCTCGGAACGGCCTCGGCTGACGACTCCTGCTGGCGGGCGAACACCACCACGTTGTCCGACACCGTGCTGCCCGTGGCGTCGAAGAGGCAGGTGATGAGCACGAGCCGCCCGGGAACGTTGCTCCACAGCAGCTCCCACTCGGCGAGGGCGCTCTGCTCCCGGCGCTCCGTGGAGACCACCTCGTAGACCACTGCTCCCGTCTCCGTGCGCACGATGATCTCGTCGCCCGGCAGCACGCTGCTGCGACCCGCGGCGCGATCCACCAGCGGATCGAACACCGCGCGCTGATCGGCCGAGGCGTGACCGATCACGTAGACCGTATTGTCGGTGCCGACGCCGGGCTTGCCGAAGTCTGACAGCCAGTAGGCATCCGACGCGGTCGGCGGGTTCAGGATCGACTGGCCCTCACTCGACATCGTCGCAACAGGGGCTTCGAAGTCGAGGGCCGGGATCTCGAGGCGCGTCGGCGGCGCCGCGGGGGCGGCGGGGAGCTGTTCGGCCACCCGCTCGACGACCCGTCGCTCCGGTCCGCTCGCCGTCGCGGTGCCCGGGGCGAGCACCTGCCACACCCCGACACCCACGAGCGCGAGCCCGCCCACGATCACGGCCCCCGTCACCCAGGCCGCGATACGCCGGATGCGGCGGCTCACGAGACCGGTCCCTGCGGTGCACTCCCGGAAGCCGCGCGGCCCGGAGGGGGTGCTCCCGGCGCGGAGGTGCCTGGCGCAGCAACCGGCACCCCGGCCGTACCAGGCAACCCGGCCGCGGGACGCCGCGTGCCGAGCAGCGTCACGCCGGCCGCGGCGAGCAGGATCAGCGCCGCGCCGAGCAGCATGAGCTGCTCCGCGGGGCTCAGCCGGAACCCGGCGATGCCGGCGGTGGTGGCGGCGTCGACGTCCTCGACCACCGTCGTCAGCTGCGCGGCCTCGGCCGCGCGCTCGGCGGCGCCCGGGATCCGCACCGCGACCCACCCCGCGAACGAGCTGTCGGCTGCCGTGAACGCGAACCGGTATTCCCCGCCGGGAATGCGGGCCACGTCGATCCGCAGTTCGCCGTC
Above is a genomic segment from Leucobacter rhizosphaerae containing:
- a CDS encoding class F sortase, with amino-acid sequence MSRRIRRIAAWVTGAVIVGGLALVGVGVWQVLAPGTATASGPERRVVERVAEQLPAAPAAPPTRLEIPALDFEAPVATMSSEGQSILNPPTASDAYWLSDFGKPGVGTDNTVYVIGHASADQRAVFDPLVDRAAGRSSVLPGDEIIVRTETGAVVYEVVSTERREQSALAEWELLWSNVPGRLVLITCLFDATGSTVSDNVVVFARQQESSAEAVPST